The Megalops cyprinoides isolate fMegCyp1 chromosome 19, fMegCyp1.pri, whole genome shotgun sequence genome has a window encoding:
- the LOC118794497 gene encoding alpha-N-acetylgalactosaminide alpha-2,6-sialyltransferase 2-like: MVCNEMDKPLANLSTPEPGGMEPICFAAMIPQSPSAEGTGQYCVDSIRARVHRTKFGEVFLKDIPVFQWHKHATLQEYERLKAYPGAHGWRGVTFQDLVATLSILNGTANRLMFDNWSRWSAGSACIRCAVVGNGGILRGSGKGAEIDRHHYIFRTNGAITKGFEEDVGSRTSLYTFSTRTMRNSIRAYARAGFRGPPQSKETKYLFLPDEGRDYLMLRAAVTQTAVKTGPDRSKTPPRYFGKNVTADKFKMYHPDFIRYLRNRFLRSRNLNTKFRDWYRPTTGAVMLLAAMHTCDQVSAYGFVTPDFMRYSDHYYDQAFRRLVFYVNHDMQMEMQLWQQLHQAGLIKLYMR, from the exons ATGGTGTGCAATGAGATGGACAAACCCCTGGCCAACCTGTCCACCCCTGAGCCTGGAGGAATGGAGCCAATTTGTTTTGCTGCCATGATCCCCCAGTCACCTTCGGCTGAGGGCACAGGTCAG TACTGTGTGGACAGCATCCGGGCCAGGGTCCACAGGACGAAATTTGGGGAGGTGTTTCTGAAGGATATTCCGGTGTTTCAGTGGCACAAGCATGCGACTCTGCAGGAGTACGAGCGGCTGAAGGCATACCCTGGAGCTCACGGCTGGAGAGGGGTCACCTTCCAGG ACCTGGTGGCTACACTCTCCATTCTCAACGGGACTGCCAACCGGCTGATGTTTGACAACTGGAGCCGTTGGTCGGCTGGGTCAGCCTGCATCCGCTGCGCTGTGGTGGGCAACGGCGGGATTCTGCGTGGGTCCGGGAAAGGCGCTGAGATCGACCGGCACCACTACATCTTCAG GACAAACGGTGCCATAACCAAAGGTTTCGAGGAGGATGTCGGCTCCCGCACCTCCCTCTACACCTTCTCCACCAGAACCATGCGGAACTCCATTAGGGCGTACGCTCGTGCCGGCTTCAGGGGTCCCCCCCAGTCCAAG GAGACCAAGTATCTGTTCCTACCTGACGAGGGCCGCGATTACCTAATGCTGAGGGCGGCCGTCACTCAGACGGCTGTGAAGACTGGCCCTGACAGGAGTAAAAC GCCACCCAGATACTTTGGGAAAAATGTGACAGCAgataaattcaaaatgtatcaCCCAGACTTCATCCGCTACCTCAGAAACAG ATTTCTTCGCTCTCGTAACCTTAACACCAAATTTCGAGATTGGTACCGACCGACCACAGGGGCGGTGATGCTGCTGGCCGCCATGCACACCTGTGACCAG GTCAGCGCGTACGGCTTCGTCACCCCCGATTTCATGAGATACTCCGACCACTACTACGACCAGGCCTTCCGTCGCCTGGTCTTCTACGTCAACCACGACATGCAGATGGAGATGCAGCTctggcagcagctgcaccagGCCGGCCTCATCAAGCTCTACATGCGCTAG